The Chloroflexota bacterium DNA segment CAGCTGTCAACATCACCGCCACCGTCGCCACTACGGCCCAGACCGGCGTCGAAATGGAGGCGATGACCGCCGTCTGCGTCGCCGCCCTGACGGTCTACGACATGTGCAAGGCGGTAGACCGCGCCATTCGCTTCGAGGGAGTTCGCCTCGTGCGCAAGTCCGGCGGCGCCAGCGGCGACTTTACGGCGGAGTAGCCCCCGCTTCGTACTCGGCCAGCAGCCCCTCGATCTCCTCCATGTGCACGGCGTAGAAGATCCCCACGACGCGCCGCCCCGTCTCGTCCACTTCCACCACGCCCTTGCTCATCCCCACGACGTGCCCCTGCCCGTCCAGCACTGGCCCGCCGCTGTCGCCCGGGTCCACCGCTGCGTCGATGCGCAGCCGTCGCCCGCCCTGCTCACCGAAGCTTACGATCTGCGAGAGCACGCCCCGTTTGATCGCCGCGCCGCCTACGGTGCCGTCTTCCTGCACGCCGACTGAGGAGTAGCCCATGACCAGCAGCGTCTCGCCAAGGCTGTCGCCGTTCACGAGGCGCGTCGGCAGCGGATCGAGTGCGGTCGTATCCGGGTTGTAGGAGATAAACGCCACGTCAATGACCGCGTCCGTGAAGACGACCTCAGCTCGGAATGGCGGGAGGAACGCGTGGCGCACTGTCACGGCCTCCTCCTCGCCGACCACGTGCTGGTTCGTCACGATGAGCCCCCCGCTAACTGCCCACCCCGTCCCCGTTCCGTCAGGCGTCTCGATGTACAGCACAGAGCCCGCAACTTGCTGATACACCGCGGCGGCGTCAAGCTCATCGACCGTGTTGCCCGCAAAAGGGGTCGCCGTCGGCAGCGGCGTCGGAAACACCACTGGCGTCGCGGTGGGAAGCGGCGTCGGGAAGGTCACGGGCGTCGCCGTCGGCGCTGGTGTCGGCAGCACGATGGGCGTCGCAGTCGGCCGTGGCGTCGGCAGCGCGATGGGCGTCGCAGTCGGCAACGGCGTCGGGAGCGCGATCGGTGTCGCCGTCGGCAGCGGCGTCGGAAACACGACCGGCGTCGCCGTCGCCCGGTTCGCCGCCGGCGACAGGTCGGCGACCGCTGTAGCTATCTTCGCGTCTACTTCTTCCTCCGAGGGCCCGCACGCCGCGAGACACAAGACGGCGAGGGCGCCCGCAAGCGCGAAGCCCAGCGCGAATCGAGGCCGCTTCACTCCTGCGGCCCCGGCGCCGGTTGCTCCGTGGCCGCGACGGCCCGCTCCACCTCGATGTTCAGGCAAAGCGGCCCCGCCGGCCTGCCTGCCCCGTCCACAACGGCGCTTCCCTCTACGCGGACCCTCCCCTCGGCCACCGCTTTCAGCGCCTCCAGCAGCAGCGGCCGCTCTCGAAGCACGCCCTGCCGCCGGATCGCCTGCATCAGGGGCAACTCCTCCCCGTGCTTCGACTGCAGTTCTGCGACAGTCTGCGCTTCCGCCTCCGGCCACAGCTCGTCGAATCCCGCGCCGCGTATCGGAAAGGTGACGTACGCAATGACTGGCCCCCGGTCGAGCTCCTCCGTCGCGAGGTGCACAAACGCCCCCGACTCCGTCGCCCGTGTCTCGATGAGTTGCCAGATTACCTGCTGCCACGTCCCGACCGGCCCGTCCGGCGCCGCGGGGTGCGGGTTCAGCGCCGGTCGGCTCCGCACCATCTCCGCCCCGAAGATCAGCCCGTAGCCCGCCGTCACGTTGTAGTCCGCCGAGTGCTCCGCAAGCAGCGCCATCACCGCGTCGTCGTACGCCTCCCGCACGTCCGCGAAGCGAGCCGCGCCCCGCTCCCGTCGGAACCGCTGCGATGACAGTGCCACGACGGGAATGCCGTGCGACCGCGCCAACTCCATGAAGCCGTCGCTGCCCTCGTGCTCCCCCGGCTCCCGGTTGCAGAAGACGAATGCGATCTCGGCCCGCAGCTCCCCCCGGTCGATGGCGTCCTTCACGCAGGTGTACAGCCCCCGCGATCCCTCTCCCCTGCCGGTGCTGAACCACCCAAGACGCAGCATGACACTCCTTGCGGCTGCTGATGCAGCGATAGTGTGCCAGAACATACCATTGAATGAAAGCGAATCTGCTATCATCAAGCCGCAATTGACGCATTGCGCAAAGGGGGCATCGTGCAGGACAGGTCGTCAACTGACGTGGTCATCGTGGGTGGTGGCATTGCAGGCTGCGCCGTCGCCTACTACCTCACCACCATGGGCGTGCGCCCCATCGTGGTCGAGCGCGAGCAGGTGGCGGGCTCCGCCTCCGGCTTCGCGCAGGGAGGCCTCTACATCATGTCCGGCCCCGG contains these protein-coding regions:
- a CDS encoding trypsin-like peptidase domain-containing protein; the encoded protein is MKRPRFALGFALAGALAVLCLAACGPSEEEVDAKIATAVADLSPAANRATATPVVFPTPLPTATPIALPTPLPTATPIALPTPRPTATPIVLPTPAPTATPVTFPTPLPTATPVVFPTPLPTATPFAGNTVDELDAAAVYQQVAGSVLYIETPDGTGTGWAVSGGLIVTNQHVVGEEEAVTVRHAFLPPFRAEVVFTDAVIDVAFISYNPDTTALDPLPTRLVNGDSLGETLLVMGYSSVGVQEDGTVGGAAIKRGVLSQIVSFGEQGGRRLRIDAAVDPGDSGGPVLDGQGHVVGMSKGVVEVDETGRRVVGIFYAVHMEEIEGLLAEYEAGATPP
- a CDS encoding formyltransferase family protein, which produces MLRLGWFSTGRGEGSRGLYTCVKDAIDRGELRAEIAFVFCNREPGEHEGSDGFMELARSHGIPVVALSSQRFRRERGAARFADVREAYDDAVMALLAEHSADYNVTAGYGLIFGAEMVRSRPALNPHPAAPDGPVGTWQQVIWQLIETRATESGAFVHLATEELDRGPVIAYVTFPIRGAGFDELWPEAEAQTVAELQSKHGEELPLMQAIRRQGVLRERPLLLEALKAVAEGRVRVEGSAVVDGAGRPAGPLCLNIEVERAVAATEQPAPGPQE